The following coding sequences lie in one Rutidosis leptorrhynchoides isolate AG116_Rl617_1_P2 chromosome 4, CSIRO_AGI_Rlap_v1, whole genome shotgun sequence genomic window:
- the LOC139840053 gene encoding large ribosomal subunit protein uL23: protein MAPKGDVTKKGDAKAQALKTAKAVKTGSTFKKKAKKIRTKVTFHRPKTLKTDRNPKYPRISAPPRNKLDHYQILKYPLTTESAMKKIEDNNTLVFIVDIRADKKKIKAAVKKMYDIQTKKVNTLIRPDGTKKAYVKLTPDYDALDVANKIGII, encoded by the exons GTGATGTAACGAAGAAAGGAGACGCTAAGGCTCAGGCTTTGAAGACAGCAAAGGCTGTGAAGACAGGTTCGACCTTCAAAAAGAAGGCTAAGAAGATCCGCACGAAGGTCACATTTCACCGACCAAAGACACTGAAGACCGATAGAAATCCTAAGTACCCACGTATCAGTGCCCCACCAAGAAACAAGCTTGACCACTATCAAATATTGAAATACCCGTTGACCACAGAATCTGCAATGAAGAAGATCGAGGATAACAACACTCTGGTTTTCATTGTTGACATTCGTGCTGACAAGAAGAAGATCAAAGCTGCAGTTAAAAAGATGTATGACATACAGACAAAGAAAGTCAACACTTTGATCAG ACCTGACGGAACGAAGAAGGCTTATGTAAAGCTTACCCCAGACTATGATGCTTTGGATGTTGCTAACAAGATTGGAATAATCTAA